In the genome of Candidatus Poribacteria bacterium, one region contains:
- a CDS encoding LamG domain-containing protein produces MQRYIILAFCLLIPWFSSYAGVEEGLVGYWPFDEGRGKTVKDASGNGNDGKFVGKVEWVDGVYGSALKFDGETGYVAVPDDKSLDLTEALTVMFWFKPSEPLTGRRVMSKNNSYFIMFDFGDPDTIELLVKPRNDFVESKTKEWKIGKWYHFAGIYNKGILRVYINGELEGERKDVPPIAPSDLELWIGADDFGRPTDFFPGAIDEVRIYNRALSAGEIKEAMKGPAPVRAKGKLPIVWASVKVR; encoded by the coding sequence ATGCAAAGGTATATTATCCTTGCGTTCTGCCTTCTGATACCCTGGTTCTCATCATATGCCGGGGTGGAGGAGGGGCTGGTAGGATATTGGCCGTTTGACGAAGGGAGAGGCAAGACGGTCAAAGATGCCTCAGGGAACGGTAACGACGGCAAGTTCGTCGGCAAAGTCGAGTGGGTCGATGGGGTATATGGATCAGCTCTGAAGTTCGACGGCGAAACCGGTTACGTAGCCGTTCCGGACGATAAATCGCTTGATCTGACCGAAGCGTTGACGGTCATGTTCTGGTTCAAGCCATCTGAACCGTTGACGGGACGTCGGGTGATGTCGAAGAACAACTCGTATTTCATCATGTTCGATTTCGGCGACCCGGACACCATAGAGCTGTTGGTGAAGCCGAGAAACGATTTCGTCGAATCGAAAACGAAGGAGTGGAAGATAGGGAAATGGTATCATTTCGCCGGGATTTACAACAAAGGGATCCTTCGGGTTTACATAAACGGCGAGTTGGAGGGGGAGAGGAAGGATGTCCCACCGATAGCTCCTTCCGATCTGGAGCTGTGGATAGGCGCCGATGACTTCGGCAGACCAACCGATTTCTTCCCCGGCGCCATCGATGAGGTGCGGATATACAACCGTGCGCTTTCGGCTGGCGAGATAAAGGAGGCTATGAAAGGTCCGGCGCCGGTGAGGGCTAAGGGGAAATTACCGATCGTCTGGGCTTCAGTAAAGGTTAGATGA
- a CDS encoding GNAT family N-acetyltransferase, producing the protein MKITFPDWGPERWVDFPQNPLIEPPNGYVIGDPQVIVPGEHDRYWHMFASGRGAIYRFRSEDGVRWELERTITSFARWAGLVYLHREGGRWHLFYTRADESGCTVICARESNDLENWGDERVVLRPELSWEREGRRVQVRNPCLVKVGDTYRLYYSGGTVWLDDCGYEEPKYVSFAEADEIYGPYRKHGEPIIKPDPKVPYRNFGAGALKVFRREGGFIGLNNGIYRDEEGRSRSAICLMASDDGIKWTDAPFNPIIPPTDGWKRALVYQLDLVLNYQGRTIIYYNARDGWREGKERIGASELVKVGCIEKANLDDIEGILFVINTSNREAYRNVIPKEHFKEPVVSAEELLDDFKRMEFYVYKAEGRIVGVAALQVEGGKIGRVRWVYVLPGYQRKGIGTALVRHLERKAEELKLEKLWLIVVDGAKWAINFYEKLGYSLKGGIERPWGFDVIMEKALT; encoded by the coding sequence ATGAAAATAACCTTCCCCGATTGGGGACCCGAAAGGTGGGTGGATTTCCCGCAAAACCCGCTGATAGAGCCGCCGAACGGGTATGTGATAGGCGACCCGCAGGTCATCGTCCCCGGAGAGCACGACCGTTACTGGCACATGTTCGCCTCCGGAAGGGGCGCGATCTACCGCTTCCGCTCTGAAGACGGTGTGAGGTGGGAGCTTGAGCGAACCATCACATCGTTTGCAAGATGGGCGGGGCTGGTCTATCTTCACAGGGAGGGCGGTAGATGGCACCTCTTTTACACCAGGGCGGACGAAAGCGGCTGCACGGTCATCTGCGCAAGGGAAAGCAACGACCTTGAAAACTGGGGCGATGAGAGGGTGGTTCTGAGACCGGAGCTTTCGTGGGAGAGGGAGGGAAGGCGGGTCCAGGTCAGAAACCCATGCCTGGTCAAGGTGGGGGATACCTACAGGCTCTATTACTCGGGCGGGACGGTGTGGCTTGACGACTGCGGTTACGAGGAGCCGAAGTATGTGAGTTTCGCCGAGGCAGATGAGATCTACGGACCTTACAGGAAACACGGCGAGCCGATAATTAAGCCCGACCCGAAGGTGCCATACAGGAACTTTGGCGCAGGGGCGCTAAAAGTTTTTCGCCGGGAAGGGGGGTTCATCGGGCTCAACAATGGGATCTACAGGGATGAGGAGGGTAGGAGCCGCTCGGCGATATGCCTGATGGCATCGGACGATGGGATAAAATGGACGGATGCGCCCTTCAACCCGATCATCCCTCCCACGGATGGCTGGAAGAGGGCGCTTGTGTATCAGCTTGATCTTGTGCTAAACTATCAGGGGAGGACCATCATCTACTACAACGCCAGGGATGGCTGGCGTGAGGGGAAAGAAAGGATAGGTGCATCGGAGCTCGTGAAAGTCGGTTGTATTGAGAAAGCAAACCTTGACGATATTGAAGGGATTCTCTTCGTGATTAACACGAGCAACAGGGAGGCTTACAGGAACGTGATACCGAAGGAGCATTTCAAAGAACCCGTTGTGTCCGCAGAGGAGCTCCTCGACGATTTTAAGAGGATGGAGTTTTACGTATACAAAGCTGAAGGTAGGATCGTCGGGGTTGCCGCCTTACAGGTTGAAGGTGGGAAAATCGGGAGGGTTCGATGGGTTTATGTGCTTCCGGGATACCAGAGGAAAGGGATAGGAACAGCTTTGGTGAGGCATCTGGAGCGGAAAGCTGAAGAGTTAAAACTTGAGAAGCTGTGGCTTATCGTCGTAGACGGCGCAAAGTGGGCGATTAATTTTTATGAGAAGCTTGGATATAGCTTGAAGGGAGGGATCGAACGTCCCTGGGGTTTTGATGTGATTATGGAAAAAGCTTTAACATGA